Below is a window of Geomonas oryzisoli DNA.
GCTCACGAAGGACTGGCGATTTTGCAGCGCGACCCGCGCGTGCAGATGGACATCAAGCTGGGACTGAAGAAGGAGGAGCTTTACTCGATCATTGGTGATTACGACGTTATCATCACCAGAAGCGGCACCACCGTGGACAAGCCCCTGCTCGACGCCGCGACCAACCTTAAACTCGTCGCCCGCGCCGGCGTCGGCGTCGACAACGTCGACGTTGACTACGCTTCCGCCAAGGGCGTCATCGTGGTCAACGCTCCCTTCGGCAACACCAACAGCGCGGCCGAGCACGCCATGGCGCTTTTGCTTTCCTTCTGCCGCAACGTCACCAAGGCCAACGGCTCCCTGAAAGGCGGCGCCTGGAAGCGCGCCCCGTTCACCGGTTATGAGCTCAAGGGCAGGACTGCCGGCGTCATCGGCCTGGGCAAGGTCGGCGGCCGTGTCGCCACCCGTCTCAAGGCCTTCGAGTGTGAAGTGCTTGCCTGCGACCCGTACATCGCCGAAAAACGCGCTCATGACCTCGGCGTGAAGCTGGTCACCCTCGACGAGATCATCAAGAACTGCGACATCATCACCGTCCACACCCCGCTCACCAGCGAGACCCACAACATGATCGGCACGAAGGAACTGGCCGCCATGAAGGACGGCGTCATCATCATCAACGCGGCGCGCGGCGGCATCATCAACGAAGAGGCGATGCTGGAAGCCCTCGACTCCGGCCGCGTCGCAGGCGCCGCCTTCGACGTCTGGAGCCAGGAGCCGCCCGATTCCGACACCCTCAAGAAGCTGATCGGTCACGAGAAGATGGTGGTCACCCCGCACCTTGGCGCCAACACCTTCGAGGCGCAGGTGAACGTCGCCGTCGACGTGGCCAAGGAAATCCTGCGCTACATGGACGAGCAGCCGATCGAGAACGCCATCAACATCCCCAAGTTCGACGCCTCCCTCATGGGGCAGATGCGTCCGTACCTGAACCTGGTGAACGTGCTGGCCGACTTCATCATCCAGCTGGTCGACACCAACCTGAACAAGATCACCTTCACCTACACCGGCGGCCTGGCGCAGTACGACTGCACCCCGATCACCGTCTGCGGCCTTGCTTCCCTGCTGAACCGCAGGGTCGAGCAGGAGGTGAACATGGTGAACGCGCAGCTCGTGGCGGACAGCATGGGGATCGTGGTCGAAGAGGTGAAGACCAAGCACACCGAGGACTTCTCCAACATGATCAC
It encodes the following:
- the serA gene encoding phosphoglycerate dehydrogenase, with translation MKIIVTDEVAHEGLAILQRDPRVQMDIKLGLKKEELYSIIGDYDVIITRSGTTVDKPLLDAATNLKLVARAGVGVDNVDVDYASAKGVIVVNAPFGNTNSAAEHAMALLLSFCRNVTKANGSLKGGAWKRAPFTGYELKGRTAGVIGLGKVGGRVATRLKAFECEVLACDPYIAEKRAHDLGVKLVTLDEIIKNCDIITVHTPLTSETHNMIGTKELAAMKDGVIIINAARGGIINEEAMLEALDSGRVAGAAFDVWSQEPPDSDTLKKLIGHEKMVVTPHLGANTFEAQVNVAVDVAKEILRYMDEQPIENAINIPKFDASLMGQMRPYLNLVNVLADFIIQLVDTNLNKITFTYTGGLAQYDCTPITVCGLASLLNRRVEQEVNMVNAQLVADSMGIVVEEVKTKHTEDFSNMITVTIEGPGEKRLITGTVFEGVPRIVKLRDYQMDFRPEEHMLLMAYGDRPGIIGKIGTILGKHEINIAAMNLGRREKKGEAMVILSLDSAVPADVVEEVRAATDATFVKPLYLITAK